Within the Onychostoma macrolepis isolate SWU-2019 chromosome 14, ASM1243209v1, whole genome shotgun sequence genome, the region aaaacaaatacaactaAGCAGCTGTCTTTTGTTCAATGCTATAGTATTACAGTCTAACTGCAATTCCCTATGCTATTGTGCTTCAAGTCTAGAGTAAACTGAAGGAAAAGTTCACAAACTTCTATCATCATttatcctcatgtcgttccaaacctttatggcttgctttcttctgaggaatacaaaagaagatattttgaaaaatgtgaaaaattttGAATGTCATTATAGagacaaaaaatgtttcaaaagttcaaaaatgAGGCTTAGTAAATGACCCATTTAACCTTATACATCAcgaaatggaaaaataaaaaaaacgacaAAACATTGAGGCTCATTATCATTCTTTTATTGATCAAAACATCTTACCCACTGAAACTGAAGTGAAAGAAACTGGAGTGGGACACTTACTGAAAAAGAAGCATAAAAGACAACAAGCGTTACATTTGTACACCCCTCCAGACATGCCCTAATATGAGCCTTTGGTGCACAAATGCACATCTTTCAGAGAACTGGCTGACTGACAATGGCAACTAATCAATAAACAAGTGAGGCACTTCTGCGTAGGGTCTTATTTCCATGCGTGTGGAGAGCTGCAAGATGTTCACCTGAGTGAAGACATTCACCAATAACACAGAGGAGGGATTGGTGAGTTGGACTAATGTACGTATTTTCCAAGCATCCTCAAAACCCCTGACCATCACAGACATGACAAGGAGTCATCACACAGGCATAAGACTATTGTTCATCTGTCAATCTCTGTTTCTTCTCGATGACCCAACCTACACTAATCAATATCTGTGGCCTAGATGAGAGGCCTAATCTCCCCAGTTTCACATCCCTGCCCCCAACCCCTTAACCTCTGTACTGCACGTATTGTCTCTACTTTCCCAACTGCTTTCACTGTCATTGCACATGTAGGTTGTGTATCACTTATCAACATTTTCTCCTCCTAGTATTTACCAAAATATGTGGACTCTATAAAGACCTGCTTCaaaagtttccacaaagaaaaaTCCCTGATGGGATGTTAGCGTTTCTTTAGATGGATAGCAAATTTGTTTTCAAAGTTTTCTGCTTTtcaggttttgttttttactgggGGAAAGACCCTAATAATCTCACGTCTCCTTTAGAGTTTCAGAAGAAATCTTAATGTGTCATACTGCAGTCAGCTAAACCTGCAACTAGGCTTCAATATttactcaaacatttctcagcAAATTCCATAATGACCAAAATTATCTAAACTACGCTATCCATGTTAGTTTTAACTCTATAATTTTactgtacactcttaaaaataaaggtgcttcacgatgccatagaagaacctatttgtctaaatggttccataaagatcctttaacatctgaagaacctttctgtttcacaaaagaaggttctttagattataaaaaggtaagaaagagagagttctttaaagaacctttgactgaatggttctttgtggaaccaaaaatggttcttctatggcatcgccgtgaagaaccttttaagcacctttatttttaagaatgtgtgGCAACAACTTTCTTGTCCATTTTTATTACCCTGAAGGAATTCGAGGAGAAATGCCACTCTTATGGCAACTTGTAACTGCTTTGTGTTTTGGTGAAATATAATTCATACAATCCGTTTAAAGGTTAATACCTTCATcattacttttttatatatatatacatatgaaatcaccttgtaaaatagttttctcatgagatcaggttgaataaaacaaaactcaTAAGCTTTGAACCTCTGACATTTTTCACTTGTTTGATATGTCCCTAAAATGGTGCCATCTGCCCTAGTGTCACTCATGCTCCACCCAATTATACCTTGGACAGGCACCCTAAAACCTGTTTCCATCCTGCGTCAGAGAAACTCCCTGCACCTGCTCCACCCAAGAGAGCAGTGTAGACGTTAAGGGCAGGGTAGTTCCACATTCAGGGAAATTTCCACACTCTCAGTTTAGGCTCCACGGCTCTACGAGGGGTTTCACTGAAATATCATCATGACTAATTCCCCTTCAGGCCACCACTTCTCGCAGTGATTGACAAGTGAAGCTCCAGGGAATTATTCAATGAATAAACTCTATCCCAAATACTACAAACGTGTCGCATTTAACTTAAAGGGTGGCCATGACTGGTTGCACCAGAGAAAGGTTAAAGTTGTATTATAACTGGTGGTTATCTGTGGGAATTTATGGAACACAGAAATGGAATTTATGGATATTTGGCAAAATGAAACTAAATTCATATCCTAAACTctacaaaatattacatatttttacatacatacatgaagGCAGGTGGTCCACAGATTGGCACTCTGAAACATTGCTTAATAGATTTTGACTAATCAAATTACAACACAATATCACCTACTAAGTGTCTAAACTGCTTTTCCCTCTATATATAGCTCTTTAGCTAAAGTCTTTCCATAAACTAGTCAGGCCCCTTGTGTTAAGACTCTATTCATTAGAATTATTTACTCTATGCTGACATCAATGCAAGTCACTTGCACCTGGACTGCAGGGCCAACCCTGAATTGGAGCGGCAGCCGCCCTTTAAACCTCCCACTCTACATTCTTTGTGGTTGTGTAACGCCATGGAGATTCAACCATGGCTATAATTACCAACAAACATCAGAACCACTGGAGAGGAGAAACAAGTTGGCACATTCACCTAGACTAGATTTGTGATTAtctttaaatgtcaaataataCTGATACTACTCAAATGTATGACAATCTGAAAAATACATATAAGAAATGACATCCATATTCCAAATTCCTGATGCCTGAGTTTCTtcccttaagaaaaaaaaaaaaaagactggcattgatggttctatgaagaacctttaacatctatgGAACATCTATGGAAGTGTTGGGGGCAAATAAAATGTGCACAACAAAATGTGTGAACTAAAGAGAAAAGTGAAACAAAAGTGAACAAGGCATCAACACATATTTAATACATGAACATAAAACGCAGAGAGGAACCAAAATTGTGACACGTGCTgcaagaagaggaagaggttaGGTTTACGTGTACAAAAACAGCAAACATACAATAGTAAAACAAGACAATGGCCAAAGGCAAGAGAGGTGAGCCTGTCTCTTAGATAAAGTGCAGGAGAATGGGCAGCTCTCTGAGGTGGGATGAGACCGTGAGGGTCAGCTCAAAGTCCTGACCCCGTAAGGATTGGATGCCATTTTCCCACGGCGGGAGCTGATCTAATAGGGGCTCGTCAACAACATCTGCCCCAGTTCAGGGAGATTAACTCACCCCCACACCTCGACTTCAGTCCGTCCCCACAGCCCACATGAGTCTCACTCCAGTGGACAGGCCCAACAGCAATGCCTTGAGCCAGCCTGCTAATCAATACAAGGATATTCTGTTTTTAGTACACAACACCACAGCAAGTCCAGTCTGGCACCATTGAAATACCACAGAGCCTGTTCACCTTATTTTTCAAACACACCCATTTTTTCAACTGACGTACTGTAATCTGTGTACGTTTGTGAACGGGAATACTGAAAAAACACCAAGCAATTTGGAATGAGGAGTTCGTAATGAGAGTTGCTGAGCAGGTTCAGTGAACGAAATTGATACAGGACTAGTGCCACGTTTTTATTCTTAGATTGgcacatgtatttaaaaatgtcaggaATAATCATAACAATCAGAAATAGGGGAAGGTATACGgtatgaataatatatatttaaatattttaaaaaatacccaCAGCAGAATGAAAGTGAGAAAGCTTCCCGTCTCTAATGCTATCTAACTTCGAATCCAGCATGCTTGATTGCAGTAGTGTGCAATTATGTTGGTTTGGAAAAAGGGTTAAACAAACAGCTCCAGTGAGGTCATAAGCAGATAGAAGTGGGGATATGCCTGCACTTGCTGAGTGGGCACAGTGCTCCACATGACTGAGCGAGcaagtgagaaagagagagagagaggggcccACTCTGTGCTGGAAGGGACCTAATGTATTCTGCTATCAGTACAGCTTCACTCGTGtgagtttaaatacttttttttttttaactggcaattgaatatattaatattgtcaCTGTgaatgtcaaaaaataaaaacaaatctggtACCCAGCAAACCATTCACATCAGACATATGCAACAAATTCACCACTGCATCTGTCATAGttgctttaattaatttttttttccttttaaaattAGGAAGTATGATAACCTGATAGGCCGTCTCTCCAACACACTACTACTTTCAGGGAGGTCCGTTTAATCTGTTGGCATCCATAGAGTTGCACAGGGCTAATCCAAGCACAGCAATGAGGCATGGATCAAACCTGTCAGGGAATGTGGGAAAGACAGCATCCAGTGCAAGCACTCAGCAGCTCAGGGGAATAAATGCCCCGGGATGCTGTGCAACTCATCCCATACTGTAGAACTGTCAGGTGCACCAATATTGTGAAATTCTGTTGCACACTAAGTGTGACAATGTCATTCAAAAAGATTGTTTCATATTGTTGGGTGCAAAAATTACCAGTGACAGAAGAATTTGAGTTCTTAAAAGTCTAAATGGTTGAGATTAGGATAAGCAgggtttaaaataatttttaaaaatacagatagTATTTATAATGCAACACGTCCTGACAGTTTTATTTGAAGTGATTCAAATCAGTGAGTCGATTTGGTTTCGGAAAATGTGAGGTGCTTTGCAGAACGGATAATTATTGAACGTGGATGAACAAGTGATATTTCAGAAACAAGTTAAATCAAGcatctgagagagagaaaaaaaaaaaaaaacttgctcaATTCAAAATTCTCAGTTAGAAAGAGGTTGTTCGGCCTGTTGTTATAGGAAAATTTTAGGTAACTGGCATTAAGAGCTTTTTAGCAGTTATTTACAAAAGTATCTATGATTTTAGAAATCAATATGTtgatctacaaaaaaaaatagacctacatctatattttaattttcaaaaaaccATATCCATCCAAAATGTATCTTTATTAGAagatagttttttttgtttgtttgttttttgttgttgttgttgttgttgttgttgtttagaaCCAAAGATGTTGTAAAGACATTGAAGATTCTTTATTTTTACGAACATATGTTAGACAAAACATATAGGctattatacatattatatattgagAACTCAGTAGTGGAAATTACACCCTAAATTACATGAGGCAGTCCATAACAGCCTTGTATGTGCCTCCTTTTCTTGGCTAACTACAACAAGAAAGGTATGGCAAAAACGGTCGCTTGACACacagacaaaaatacaatattgcgtGATGTTCAAATCACTGAATAATGTACAGCAAATATTTAACCTCTGTCTGACCCCAAAAAAATCGGCCACAACTTAGTagctcataaagtgaaattgcGACCAAATAATCCTTGCATTAATCACTTATTATGAACATAATTGTCAGAATTTATCAACCGTTTCATTGTCAGGCTTTGACAAACTCAAAGGATTAAAGATATTTATAGTTAACCataattatacaaaataattCTGAGGAACTGTATTTACCTGGACGACTCAACAAGTGAAAATGCAGGAGAAAATTACACAGTTTGTATGCATGACAGTTCATGcgagttaaaaaatattttgttccatttatgcatttaggatatttagttttattattttttgttgcatAATCTTGCAAAGGAGAGTTGTCTCACCAACAGCGAGTAAATCTTATGAAAACAGCGAATTTTGAAATAAGTTTCATTTTTATGATTCGTAGTAGGCTATTATCAGAACTAAAGTTACAATATACAGCAGTTGATAGGGAATGTCAGGGAAAAGGGCATCCTGTGTTTGGGCGAGATGCTTTATAGTTTCAGTGGTCCAATATAGGCTATAGAAtgatatttgattaatttactGACCGATTGTACTTTTAGGCATTTGAAAGgcacaaatatatttgctgttttatattgtttaataaCAATCCACGAGTGTTGGCATCTGCTTGGTAGCGAGAGTGTCTGAATTCGCCTATTTGCTCTTCATTTAACCGATCGCCTCAAATTACCACATTCGGCTTCAAGCGGATTTGAGTAATTCTGTCACTGGTTTTCTGGTAGACATACGATTAAAGAACCAAACAAGTCactgaattttaaaaaagaaaagaaatcatATCTAGCcatgaagctttttttttttttttttgtaaaacaaatttattcatttaggaATAGGATGGTCTTGAGTAGAAACGTCAGTTTAAATAAAACTCTCCGTCCCACATAATGGGTTAACCTGATACTGCCATAACATCACAGAAAGGAAgattcacaaaacaaaagtgGAACATTTCAACAAGACGTACAATGGTTCacaagcttaaaaaaaacaactcgctataaataaaacaaactttgcGCTTGCGACCAGCACAGTCTTTCATTTCAATAAAACCTAGTTCATAAATGAACAACAAAAAGACTACACAGATTTGGACAAAACCGACAATctaaaaaataagtgtaaacATTTATGAGTGAACATACTCTCCctccatttctctttcttttttgtttttgaaatacgGCCTCTTCACGAAGCCACGTGCCTTTTTCATAGAGACAAACTCTGACGGCAAATAAGTCAGAAGTCCAATATTCTTCTACAGACGTTGATTGCTTTACAGCTCATGATAAAAAGCTCCTCTGCAATACAATTTATTCTGAAGTCCCCGATATGTCGtcataaaatgctttaaaacgGACAACTCATTGAGATTAAaaatagtttcttttttttaaaaacgaaatTGAACTTCGATTCTTTTTTGCAAATCAAAACGTTCAAGTATCCGAAGTACTTAAGTCTTTTTTAGGAGTCTTTCAAATGTGGGTTAGGGGTAGCGTTCCGTTCACGCCAGTCCCTGCGCTTTGATAGTGCGGGTGAACGCTGTGTAACCGACTGCTCTGTAGGCTGGAGTGGTCAGCGCTGTCTCCTCCGGGGGGCAGGTACATGCTTATCATATCCCTCAGGTCTCCCAAACAAGCACGCTGGGAATGAGAGGTTATGGCCGGTGGAGGAGAGCTGGGTTCCGTCTTGCACACTGAAGCCATGGAGCCCAAACCCATTGCACTGGAAGTTTGCTGCGTGTATGCTGGTGACATGCTGTACGTGGACGCCGCGTTCATGTAGGTCTGGGCCGTGGACATCATGGGGTACTGAAGCCCCGCCATGTCGTACCGGTGCATCTGCTGGATCTGGGGGCTGTTCATGCTGGGGTGCTGAGGGTAGGCCAGCTGGTCCTGCATGAGGGAGTACGCGCTGTTCGTCCAGCCGTTCATGTGCGTGTAGTCCATCCGCTGGCCCACTGACACAGCGTTGTTGACGGCGTTGGCACCGGGTGCCAAGAGTCCTCCGGGCAAGGAATACTTGTCTTTCTTCAGCAGGGTCTTGGTCTTCCTGCGGGGACGGTATTTGTAATCCGGGTGCTCCTTCATGTGCATGGCTCGTAAGCGCTTAGCCTCGTCAATGAAGGGTCTCTTCTCGGCGTCAGTCAAAAGTTTCCAGTCAGCACCGAGGCGCTTGCTGATCTCAGAGTTGTGCATTTTGGGATTCTCTTGTGCCATCTTCCTCCGCTGCCCGCGGGACCACACCATGAAAGCATTCATAGGCCGCTTCACCCGGTCCTGGTCGCTGGAGCTGTTGTTTTTGCCGCCCGCCGCCGAGCCCGTGTTGGACTGCGGAAGGGGGCTTTTAATCTCGGTTTCCATCATGTTATACATTCAAACGACTTGGAAGTGGTGCCGCGCACTCGAAATAAAACGCTGAAATTGAAAG harbors:
- the sox3 gene encoding transcription factor Sox-3 isoform X1 is translated as MYNMMETEIKSPLPQSNTGSAAGGKNNSSSDQDRVKRPMNAFMVWSRGQRRKMAQENPKMHNSEISKRLGADWKLLTDAEKRPFIDEAKRLRAMHMKEHPDYKYRPRRKTKTLLKKDKYSLPGGLLAPGANAVNNAVSVGQRMDYTHMNGWTNSAYSLMQDQLAYPQHPSMNSPQIQQMHRYDMAGLQYPMMSTAQTYMNAASTYSMSPAYTQQTSSAMGLGSMASVCKTEPSSPPPAITSHSQRACLGDLRDMISMYLPPGGDSADHSSLQSSRLHSVHPHYQSAGTGVNGTLPLTHI
- the sox3 gene encoding transcription factor Sox-3 isoform X2; this encodes MNAFMVWSRGQRRKMAQENPKMHNSEISKRLGADWKLLTDAEKRPFIDEAKRLRAMHMKEHPDYKYRPRRKTKTLLKKDKYSLPGGLLAPGANAVNNAVSVGQRMDYTHMNGWTNSAYSLMQDQLAYPQHPSMNSPQIQQMHRYDMAGLQYPMMSTAQTYMNAASTYSMSPAYTQQTSSAMGLGSMASVCKTEPSSPPPAITSHSQRACLGDLRDMISMYLPPGGDSADHSSLQSSRLHSVHPHYQSAGTGVNGTLPLTHI